The Enhydrobacter sp. sequence GGCCCGGACCGGCCCTCGACCTATTGTGCCGTGATCGTGAAGACCGTCGACGAGCGCACGCGGTCCAAGACCTCGATCAACGAGTTGCTGCGGGATTGACGCAACGCGAAAAGATTCCTCGCTGCGCTCGGAATGACACAGTCATTCAAGTCCCAAAAAGGCCGTGTCATCCCGAGCGCACGCGAGGGATCTTTCAGCGACAGTCACACCAAATGCCGCGCCCATTCGGGGCGGGCCTTGAAGCGGGCGGCCTCCTTGAGGAGGATCTTGGCCACGCGCTCGGGCGCGAAGCCGATCTCGAGAAGACCAACGCCGGCGTTCGCGACCTCGCGGTACTCGGCGATCCTGCCGTCGCGCAGCGTCATGACCGACACGCCGTCGAAGCCCACGCGCCGGCCCTTGGCCTCGGGCAAGGTCGAGACGTAGCTGAAGGTATAGTAGGCGTAGAGCGTGCGGCCGTCGCTCACCGGCCGGAACATCTCCCAGCGGAAGTCGCGCGCGGTCCGGTGGAACCAGTCGTCGATCATCTCGGCGATCTTCTGGCGTCCCTCGAAGGCGCCGTAGAAGACGTCGTGATAGACCCCGTCCTCGGTGAACAGGCCGGCGAAGGCCTTGCCGTCGCGCCGCTCGACGGCGGCGCAGAATTCCCTCAGCAGCGCTTGCACGTCCATGCATATTCCTCCCGGCTGGCGATCATGACTAAACTGGCTGCGGCGGCAAGGGAGGAGACCCCGGCATGAGCCTTTGGATCGTCATCGGCATCGTCGTCCTGATCGTGCTCTGGCTGATCGTGATCTACAACGGCCTCGTCACGGGACGGAACCAGGCGCAGACCGCCTGGAGCCAGATCGACGTCCAGCTCAAGCGCCGGCACGATCTCATCCCCAATCTCGTGCAGGTGGTGAAGGACACGATGGGCTACGAGCAGGAGACGCTCACCAGGGTGATCCAGGCCCGCAATGCCGCGGCAGCCGCTTCCGGCCCGGCCCAGGCGGGACCGGCCGAGGCGGCCCTGAGCCAGGCCACGCGTGGCCTGCTGGCGCTGGTCGAAAGCTATCCGCAGCTCAAGGCCAACGAGAACGTGAAGCAGCTCCAGGAGGAGCTCACCAGCACCGAGAACAAGATCGCCTTCGCCCGCCAGTTCTACAACGACTCGGTCAACAGCTATAACAACCGCCGGCAAAGCTTCCCCGCCGTGCTGGCCGCCGCCTCGCTGGGCTTCGGGCCCATCGAGCTCTTCGCCATGCCCGAGACCGAGCGCGAGGTGCCCAAGGTCGCGCTGCGCTGAGATGAGCGGCCCGACCGACTTCGTCGCCGCGCAGGCCGCGAACCGGCGCAACACCCTGCTGCTGCTCGTGCTGCTGACGATCCTGGCGGCAGTGACCGGCTACGTGGTGGGCTGGCTGCTGCAGAGCGAGGTGGTCGACCACGTGCCGGTGGTGAGCGAGGTCGGGCTCCTCGGCGCAGGCCTGATGGCCGTGGCAAGCATCGGCTGGAGCGCGATCTCGCTTGGCTTCGGCGACCGGCTGGTGCTGGCCATGGCCGAAGCGCGGCCGATCGACAAGCCGGACGCGCCGCAGCTCTACAATGTCGTCGAGGAGATGTCGCTCGCCGCCGGCGTGCCGATGCCCAGGGTCATGATCCTGGAGACCGAGGTGCCCAACGCCTTCGCAACCGGCACGAAGCCCGGCCACGGCACCATCGCCGTCACGCGCGGCCTCCTGGACAAGATGAATCGCGACGAGTTGCAGGGCGTCGTCGCCCACGAGATGGCCCATGTCGCCAATCTCGATACCCGCTACATGGTGGTAGTGGGCGTCACCGTCGGCCTGATCGCGCTGGTGTGCGACCTGATCCTGCGCACCATGCGCTGGGGCGACTTCTCCGGCCGACGGCGCGACGGCGACGACAAGAGATCGGGCAGTGGATCGGGCGCGGGCCTCCTGATCCTCCTGCTGATCGTGGTGGCGGTCCTGGCGCCGCTTGCCGCCAAGGCTGTGCAGATGGCGGTGTCGCGCCAGCGCGAGTACCTCGCCGACGCAACCTCGGTGCAGTTCACGCGCAATCCTGACGGCCTCATCTCGGCCCTGACCAAGCTCGCCGCGGCCGCCGGCCCCTTTCCCGGCGTCAGTCGCGCCACCCAGCACCTGTTCATCGTGAACCCGGTCCAGCCGATGACGTCCAGGACGCCCGCACTGCTGGCCACTCATCCGGATATCGCCGACCGCATCGCGCGCCTGCGCAATCTCGGCGCTTAGACGTTGACTTCGCAGGCTCCGTGTTCTGTATACAGAATGCGATGAGACCTTTCGATCCCGAACCCGATCTCAGCGAGCGCATCCATGACGCCGTGCTCGAGGCCATCTGCTCCGGCGAGCTGAAGTCGGGTGCGCGCATCACCCAGGAAGAGCTGGCCAATCGGTTCGGCGTGTCGCGGCAGCCGGTGCTGCAGGCCATGATGCTGCTGCGCCGCGAAGGCTTCCTGGTCGATGCCGGCCGCAAGGGAGTCTGCGTGGCGCCGCTCGATGTCGAGCAGGCCAACAATCTCTACATCGTGCGGGCCGCCCTGGACGCGGTCGCGGCCCGTCTGGCGGCGGCGCGCTACACGCGCGAGCTCGCCCATCGCGGCCGCCTCCTGCTCGACGTCGGGCGGCGGGC is a genomic window containing:
- a CDS encoding nuclear transport factor 2 family protein, with protein sequence MDVQALLREFCAAVERRDGKAFAGLFTEDGVYHDVFYGAFEGRQKIAEMIDDWFHRTARDFRWEMFRPVSDGRTLYAYYTFSYVSTLPEAKGRRVGFDGVSVMTLRDGRIAEYREVANAGVGLLEIGFAPERVAKILLKEAARFKARPEWARHLV
- a CDS encoding LemA family protein; this translates as MSLWIVIGIVVLIVLWLIVIYNGLVTGRNQAQTAWSQIDVQLKRRHDLIPNLVQVVKDTMGYEQETLTRVIQARNAAAAASGPAQAGPAEAALSQATRGLLALVESYPQLKANENVKQLQEELTSTENKIAFARQFYNDSVNSYNNRRQSFPAVLAAASLGFGPIELFAMPETEREVPKVALR
- a CDS encoding M48 family metallopeptidase, with amino-acid sequence MSGPTDFVAAQAANRRNTLLLLVLLTILAAVTGYVVGWLLQSEVVDHVPVVSEVGLLGAGLMAVASIGWSAISLGFGDRLVLAMAEARPIDKPDAPQLYNVVEEMSLAAGVPMPRVMILETEVPNAFATGTKPGHGTIAVTRGLLDKMNRDELQGVVAHEMAHVANLDTRYMVVVGVTVGLIALVCDLILRTMRWGDFSGRRRDGDDKRSGSGSGAGLLILLLIVVAVLAPLAAKAVQMAVSRQREYLADATSVQFTRNPDGLISALTKLAAAAGPFPGVSRATQHLFIVNPVQPMTSRTPALLATHPDIADRIARLRNLGA
- a CDS encoding GntR family transcriptional regulator, with amino-acid sequence MRPFDPEPDLSERIHDAVLEAICSGELKSGARITQEELANRFGVSRQPVLQAMMLLRREGFLVDAGRKGVCVAPLDVEQANNLYIVRAALDAVAARLAAARYTRELAHRGRLLLDVGRRAIASGYIPSAIEADIDFHLFIYEASGNPVISETTQPHWQHLRRVMAAVLSEEDLRVSVWDEHEAILQTLEAGDASRAEALCRKHAEQTAGVLTSRLKAVISRAA